The DNA window TCTATCTCCTGTTTTATCCACATGATATAGTCATTACACAGAGAAGATGAAACCCTATGGAATTTACTACGAaaagttgtaatttttttcccaccatTTAAATTTCTAATACTGAGGAAACGTTGGGTCAATTTTACTGGCCCAAGCCATGAGCCCCCCTTTAATATCCTTAGCTAACACAGAACCAAGTTCTTTGGCAGGTAACTCCTGCAGAATTCTTACAGCCTTCTGGGAGTCATTTCCTAATTTGCAAACAACATATACAGGAAAAGATGTTTGACCATTagttctctgcttttcttcacaaattctttttcctaaatattccagatattcttcatctttttcttctaatttacTCAAAGGAATGTGGACAGCATGTACCAAGCGACAGATATCCACCTCTACCTGTGGACGAACGTCCAACAATACATGAGGAACTTGCTCATCCAACAGTTTTTTGTACTCCTCTACAGATACCCTGTCTTCACTGGACAACAGGTGTAAAGTCCTACACTTGTCTGTTGCAGAAGAACCACAAAACGCCTCATAATCCTGAAGGCAGGTGACAGTTGGATTGTCACCGCAAACAGCACAGTCTGGTTTCTTTGGTCGTAACTTAATGTTGCGAAATCTGCCTTCGCGGGCATCAAACATCAGCATGAACCGACTGAAGGAGGGGCCCATTCCCGAAGCAATCTTCAGCACTTCCAAGGCCTGGATGCAGCCCACGATGCCCGGCACCACACCCAGCACACCGCCATCCGCACAGTTAGTCACCGTCTCTGGTGGagggggcttggggaagaggcaCCTGTAGCAGGGCCCTCCCTGGTAGTTGTACGTGACCAGCTGCCCTTCCAGCCGGAGGGCGCTGCCGGACACCAGGGGCTTCCCAGCCAGGACGCAGGCATCATTCACCAAGTACCTGGTGGGGACGTTGTCGGAGCAGTCGGCGACGACGTCGTACTGCCGCACCAGCTCCAGGGCTGTGCGGGGGTCCAGAGCGCCGCAGTAGGGCACGTACTGCACGCCGGAGTTCAGCAGCCGCAGGGCTGCCGCGGCAGACGCGGCCTTGGGGACCCCCCGGCGGGCCTCCCCGTGCAGCACCTGCCGGTGCAGGTTGCTGGTCTCCACCACGTCGTGGTCCACCAGGCCTAGGCGGCCCACGCCGGCCGCGGCCAGGTACTGGGCCAGGGGGCAGCCCAGGCCGCCGCAGCCCACCACGAGCACGGAGGAGCgggccaggagcagctgcccCCGCACGCCCAGCTCGGGCAGCACCAGCTGCCGGCTGTACCGCAGGATGTCGGCGGGGCTCAGGGAGGCCTGGGCGGGCAGAGGGGGGAGCTCGCCGGGGAAGGCGGCACCGCTCCCCTCCGCGGCGGCACCGCTCCCCCCCGCCAGCACGGCGGCCAGCCGGTCGCGCAATCCGCGCAGCTCCTGCTCCCGCTGGCCGATCTCGGCGCTCAACCGCGCCGCCTCCGCGCCGCCCGCCATGGCTGAGGGGAGAGCGCGCGAGCGACACAGCGCGTCACTTCCGCTTCCGGCCGGCTGCTCCGACAGTTCCGGCCGCGCCGCGTGCGGCGATTGGCTGCGGCGCCTCCCCGCCGGTTCCGGTGCGTCAGCGCGCTGACATGGCGGCCGGCGGCGCCGACAAGTTCTCGGTGCTGCTGCCCACCTACAACGAGCGGGAGAACCTGCCCCTCGTCGTCTGGCTGCTGGCGCGCACCTTCCGGGAGAGGTACCGGCCGCGGCGGGCGGGGTCTCTGGGCGGCCCGGGGCCGAGCCTCTGTCCCCCCGCCGGGCCCGCTGCGGGCCGCCCGCCGCTGGGCGGAAGGGAGCTGCGGGGAAAGGTGGCGAGCGAGCGCGGGCCGGGAGCGCCCCGGGCTGGCCGAGGAGCGGCTGGGGGGAGGCGCTCCCGGTGCGAGGCTGCGGGGGTccgagcagctctgcagggctgcggAAGGACGTCGCACCCCAGGAAGGCAATCAGGCGCGCTTCCCGTGCCCCGAAACACGTAGCGCCTTTAGCGAGCGAGGAGCGCGGCCCTTCCGAGGTTAATTAGGGAAACGCAATTACCGCGGTGCGGGTGTCGCCCGAGCTCTGCTGtgcccggcagccccggccgtCCCGCCTTCGGCGCGGCTGTGCCCGGGCCCTGCGCCCTAGAGCCGGCCGGGGCCCGGAGCTCCGAGGCGAGCGGCCCTGGCTGCAGCAAACCGCTTCGTCCTCTGCTCTTCGACGGCACCGTAGTGAAGCTGGGGCTTCCGCTTCTTCACGTAAAAACAATTCTCGTTTCAGTGGGAACGATTTTGAAATTATCATCATAGATGATGGAAGCCCGGACGGGACGCAGGAAATTGCTGAACAATTGCAAAAGATATATGGATCAGATAAAATAGTGAGTTGcgtattctgtatttctttttttccatttgtgtcGTACTGGAAAGTACTTGAAGTCCTTAGAGAACTGGAATGGCGTTCCTGGATTCTGCACTTTCTTTACATCCCTAAACAAGTTATTTAAGTTTTTGCACGCCACTTGAGACAAATGTAAAATCGTGATatccctgcagctgctcagcagcattCTGAATATGTGGAATCATGaattaatgtttgaaaaatgttttcaatgctTTGTGCGTGGCTGTGTGCTATTGAGCAATGACTAGTGGTTGTTAGTGTACTTTGTGCGTGCCTGAGGGAAAGATGAGGTTTGGATAACTCTTAATTTCATTGTAACTGACTGCAGGAAGAGGTAAATTGGGAAGATGAAAGCGAGTCTGCtcttgtcatttatttttcatctgtctaGTTGCATTCCTCAAtaacagggcttttttttttctatttaatatatTATGGTATAACCATCAATTATATACAACAAGATACTGTCATTCGTTTAGTCTTTATGAGCCACTGAAGCCACATTTTTGGCAATAAAAGTTTATCCCGGAACAGTGTAACAACCCAATGTTCAGTTTGCACTGTAAGCAGTCAGACGCTTTCTTAATCTATTACTGTGTAAATGCAAGGTGTTAAAAAGTATTTGTGAATGAAGTGCCACTGATAGAGATTGCTTTAACAACAATGTATATAGGAAGCTTTagagtcttttttccttttttttttcttctttgttgatACCAGTAACAGAAGAGTTTAAAATAGTTACCCAGCGGTTTGCTCACTGCTTAAGAGTTTCATTTTGAAGGTTAATCTGTGGGCCTACCCCTGCAGCAGTGTTAAGCCAAGCACACTTGAGTCAAGTTTCTATTCAGTACTAAAGCGCTTTGGGAAGCTTGCTAGAACATTTGCTGTTAGTGTTTGTCATTCCTTAAAAGTAACGGTGCTGGGGAGACTGTGTTCAGATTTATACCTGTCTTTTGGATAGTGGAATTTGAGGAAATCCTTTCGTTACTAAGATggtgcttttaattttgttttcttttttacttcagaTCTACTAAGTAAAGCTTAAAaggagtttgtttttaaatatgacCTGACCAAATACCTGTTTAATataatggtttgtttttcctgtattttgacagataaatttatttttatatgttatctagatttctaaaaatgaaaagtacactttaaaaatatttttatacccTGAAAAGGTGTcactaaaattaattaaaaactgtaCTTCAagtaatatatgtatattttaatatatcctGCAGCTTCTAAGACCCAGAGCAAGAAAGTTGGGCCTTGGTAAGTCCTTATTAACTCTGGTTAGtactggggggggtggtggtggtggtgaaatCTTCTGTGTTCTTTGATTGATTTTAGCGTATAAagttccagaaaaaaatcacagtaaagcccaaaagcagaaatacacattttcatcAAGTTTTTTGTAAGTGAACAAGCttaaaaaccacacacaaaaaaatcacagagtaTTATTTCTAACAAGTTCCCCACAACCTCAAACCTGAAAACTGTGGTCACTGTGATTCTGTACAAGTGTGTTTTCCTGTTAACATcatgctgctcctctccccccacGCTGCATTCACTGAGTACAGAGTGAGGAGTCGaagttgaagaaaaatgtaCCATTTTACAAGAGtagctgctggttttgtgtgGAACCTACTGACCCAGAGGGGACAGCAGAGCTTTCTGTGCAATCTACCTGCGTGCAGGATGCTCCAGAAATTGGACCTTAGTTCGGGCAATCTCCAGAGAAGGCTGGATGTTTTCCTGACACGTATTTGGACAGTGAAATTCACGTTTCAGTGTGAATTATGACTCTAACAATACGTATCTGACAGATGTCCAGCACTGATTACTAAGTATTGTCTCACCTATTAACTAACGTGAATTGAAGGCTTTGAAGTACATTGCAGGTGTTACTCGTGTTGCAGAAATCTCACTCATTTGGGAGCCAATCTCGTACCACTGAGATTGATCATTAAACTTTGCATGGAATGGTGCAGGACTGCAATTTTATAGCTCTGATGCCATGTTTCACAGAATATGTAAATCAAGTTTGTCAttatttgctttagaaaaaaagcagatccCTAGGAAATCATAAATGACATATAAAACTTGTAGTATGGAAAGATATTTCCATCTGTTAAGATTCATGTTGTATCCTTATCTCTCCTCTCTTATAATAGGAATggagaaaatgataaaatgcAATACCTTGTTTGATTTCATTGTTAATCAGTATCTGCCTTTCTTGCTAAACGTCTTTGCAACCGCCACTTCCATGTGCTGGTAAAACCTGTGACGTGTCTTGTGTACCAAGTACTGCAGCTAACTGATCTCTCCAGTccactgaacaaaaataaaattataattttgatATTGAATTGTCTATTTAAATCACCTTTCTACACTTTTTTCTACATCTCATTTATCTAAGAAACCCCAAAAAGCCTACAtatctttgttttctgccttttcaccCCTTTGTCCTAATTCGACCAGTATTATGGATTAAAACTGAccgattttatttttttcatgtaccATATCTACTAGTCATGCACAGTACACAAATCTGTGACACTCCTTCTGTGTAACTTTGCAAGCaaggtggaaaagaaaggaaagacaggTTGTTCATTAACAGGAGCTCAGTTTCCTGTGAGAGTGCCTGCGAAGGGCATCAGTTgagagtgttttgttttcagttttatctaTTCCTTCTGAAGCTAACACAAAGCCTCAGGAGTAATTTGGATCAGTGAGAAGTATGTGCcagtttttaattgctgttgcGTGGCTGTGCTGTCCTTGGAAGCAGTGCTGTCTTTGAACGATATGACTCGGATCAGAAATTTGCTTTGTTGAGGAAAACTGTAATGGCAAGACTTGTTCCAGCTCTAATCAAGATAGCTACGCCAGTTCATACAGAATGAATAAAACGCAACAAAATctgaagtaagaaaaaaagactctcTTCAGATTAGGTATCAGAATATAATTCACGGTGTCAAGGAGAACAACCCAAGATCTATATTGTACTAATAGTAAATCCTGAGTCTAGaaagcaagtttttttttttaactctcgGTGATTATTTTG is part of the Grus americana isolate bGruAme1 chromosome 17, bGruAme1.mat, whole genome shotgun sequence genome and encodes:
- the MOCS3 gene encoding adenylyltransferase and sulfurtransferase MOCS3 translates to MAGGAEAARLSAEIGQREQELRGLRDRLAAVLAGGSGAAAEGSGAAFPGELPPLPAQASLSPADILRYSRQLVLPELGVRGQLLLARSSVLVVGCGGLGCPLAQYLAAAGVGRLGLVDHDVVETSNLHRQVLHGEARRGVPKAASAAAALRLLNSGVQYVPYCGALDPRTALELVRQYDVVADCSDNVPTRYLVNDACVLAGKPLVSGSALRLEGQLVTYNYQGGPCYRCLFPKPPPPETVTNCADGGVLGVVPGIVGCIQALEVLKIASGMGPSFSRFMLMFDAREGRFRNIKLRPKKPDCAVCGDNPTVTCLQDYEAFCGSSATDKCRTLHLLSSEDRVSVEEYKKLLDEQVPHVLLDVRPQVEVDICRLVHAVHIPLSKLEEKDEEYLEYLGKRICEEKQRTNGQTSFPVYVVCKLGNDSQKAVRILQELPAKELGSVLAKDIKGGLMAWASKIDPTFPQY